A single genomic interval of Musa acuminata AAA Group cultivar baxijiao chromosome BXJ3-4, Cavendish_Baxijiao_AAA, whole genome shotgun sequence harbors:
- the LOC135636851 gene encoding uncharacterized protein LOC135636851 isoform X2 — MSFALALPGTTTRIPLSFSAFTAARSRRRRRDLFFSSSTTTFAMSSNPITPSPPQLQHQHQHQQESSSSSSSSSSAAAAVDAATRYHNRTKHSLTGGYARGPRGLDWANQPNPFLRFLSSPLLPLLHSPPEPHDDSPLYHSVFSSSLPPPQPFSHASISRLLYDSLSLSAWKSTGLSTWSLRVNPSSGNLHPTESHLLSPPLPLSQQQPSSPPPFSSSSFLAHYSPKDHSLELRASISPPDLPLHRSLLLAFSSILWREAWKYGERAFRYCNHDVGHALAAAAVSAATLGWDVCLLDGLGHDDLHRLLGLDRSNPPPPDRLPDRLVRGRLPWVESQHPDCALLIFPFGETPPSVDYAELALALSRLPAMEWLGKPNSLSKDHVCWDVIYKTAEAVKKPPTYGEGFSVNPFHRSPLISPDLYKDMTVRQVVRKRRSAVDMDGVHVLEKDTFYQILLHCLPSGELGLGEKQGKQFALPFRVLTWDAEVHAALFVHRVRDLPKGLYFLVRNEEHLDRLKSAMRSEFEWERPEGCPAGLPLYRLARGDCRELAKQLSCHQCRTLPQMGVLA; from the exons ATGTCCTTCGCCCTCGCCCTCCCCGGTACTACCACCCGCATCCCCCTCTCCTTTTCCGCCTTCACAGCagcgagaagcagaagaagaagaagggatctcttcttctcttcttccaccACAACCTTCGCCATGTCCTCCAATCCCATCACTCCCTCGCCCCCCCAACTCCAGCACCAACACCAACACCAACAGGAatcatcgtcatcgtcgtcgtcgtcgtcgtctgctgctgctgctgtagaTGCGGCGACGCGTTACCACAACAGGACGAAGCACTCGCTGACGGGGGGCTACGCCCGGGGCCCGCGCGGCCTGGACTGGGCCAATCAGCCAAACCCCTTCCTccgcttcctctcctcccctctccTCCCCCTTCTCCACTCTCCCCCTGAACCTCACGACGACTCCCCTCTCTACCACTCCgtattctcctcctcccttcctccgcCGCAGCCCTTTTCCCATGCTTCCATCTCCCGCCTCCTCTAcgactccctctccctctccgccTGGAAGTCCACCGGCCTCTCCACCTGGTCCCTCCGCGTCAACCCGTCCAGCGGCAACCTTCACCCCACCGAGTCCCACCTCCTTTCCCCACCTCTTCCCCTCTCGCAACAACaaccctcctctcctcctcctttctcttcctcttctttcttggcCCATTACTCACCCAAGGACCACTCCCTCGAGCTCCGCGCCTCGATATCCCCGCCGGACCTCCCCCTCCACCGATCTCTGCTCCTCGCCTTCTCCTCCATCCTCTGGCGGGAGGCCTGGAAGTACGGCGAGCGTGCCTTTCGATACTGCAACCATGACGTCGGCCACgccctcgccgccgccgccgtctctGCCGCTACTCTCGGCTGGGACGTCTGCCTCCTCGATGGCCTTGGCCACGACGACCTCCATCGCCTCCTCGGCCTCGACCGCTCCAATCCCCCTCCCCCCGACAGACTCCCCGACCGCCTTGTCCGTGGCCGCCTCCCATGGGTCGAGTCTCAGCACCCCGACTGCGCCCTCTTGATCTTCCCCTTCGGCGAGACTCCACCCTCGGTCGATTATGCCGAGCTTGCCTTGGCGTTATCCCGCTTACCGGCGATGGAGTGGCTCGGCAAGCCCAATTCCCTCAGCAAGGACCATGTCTGTTGGGACGTGATCTACAAGACGGCCGAGGCCGTCAAGAAACCGCCGACGTACGGTGAGGGGTTCTCTGTGAATCCATTCCATAGGAGCCCGCTTATATCACCTGATCTCTACAAGGATATGACGGTCCGGCAGGTGGTCAGGAAGCGGCGTAGTGCTGTCGACATGGATGGCGTGCATGTGCTGGAGAAGGATACCTTCTACCAGATCTTGCTTCATTGCCTTCCTTCCGGTGAATTGGGGCTCGGAGAAAAGCAGGGCAAGCAATTCGCGTTGCCGTTCAGAGTCCTGACATGGGATGCAGAGGTGCATGCAGCACTGTTTGTTCATAGGGTCCGGGACTTGCCAAAGGGGTTGTACTTCTTGGTGCGGAACGAGGAGCATCTTGACCGTCTAAAGAGTGCAATGAGGTCAGAGTTCGAGTGGGAGAGGCCGGAAGGTTGCCCTGCTGGGCTTCCTCTCTATAGGCTTGCACGAGGAGACTGTCGGGAGCTTGCCAAACAACTTTCGTGCCATCAG TGTAGGACATTGCCTCAGATGGGTGTTTTAGCCTAG
- the LOC135636851 gene encoding uncharacterized protein LOC135636851 isoform X1: protein MSFALALPGTTTRIPLSFSAFTAARSRRRRRDLFFSSSTTTFAMSSNPITPSPPQLQHQHQHQQESSSSSSSSSSAAAAVDAATRYHNRTKHSLTGGYARGPRGLDWANQPNPFLRFLSSPLLPLLHSPPEPHDDSPLYHSVFSSSLPPPQPFSHASISRLLYDSLSLSAWKSTGLSTWSLRVNPSSGNLHPTESHLLSPPLPLSQQQPSSPPPFSSSSFLAHYSPKDHSLELRASISPPDLPLHRSLLLAFSSILWREAWKYGERAFRYCNHDVGHALAAAAVSAATLGWDVCLLDGLGHDDLHRLLGLDRSNPPPPDRLPDRLVRGRLPWVESQHPDCALLIFPFGETPPSVDYAELALALSRLPAMEWLGKPNSLSKDHVCWDVIYKTAEAVKKPPTYGEGFSVNPFHRSPLISPDLYKDMTVRQVVRKRRSAVDMDGVHVLEKDTFYQILLHCLPSGELGLGEKQGKQFALPFRVLTWDAEVHAALFVHRVRDLPKGLYFLVRNEEHLDRLKSAMRSEFEWERPEGCPAGLPLYRLARGDCRELAKQLSCHQDIASDGCFSLGMVARFEPVLHEKGAWMYPRLFWETGVLGQVLYLEAHAVGISATGIGCYFDDDVHEVLGLQGLEFQSLYHFTIGSPVLDKRILSLPAYPGPGIDA, encoded by the exons ATGTCCTTCGCCCTCGCCCTCCCCGGTACTACCACCCGCATCCCCCTCTCCTTTTCCGCCTTCACAGCagcgagaagcagaagaagaagaagggatctcttcttctcttcttccaccACAACCTTCGCCATGTCCTCCAATCCCATCACTCCCTCGCCCCCCCAACTCCAGCACCAACACCAACACCAACAGGAatcatcgtcatcgtcgtcgtcgtcgtcgtctgctgctgctgctgtagaTGCGGCGACGCGTTACCACAACAGGACGAAGCACTCGCTGACGGGGGGCTACGCCCGGGGCCCGCGCGGCCTGGACTGGGCCAATCAGCCAAACCCCTTCCTccgcttcctctcctcccctctccTCCCCCTTCTCCACTCTCCCCCTGAACCTCACGACGACTCCCCTCTCTACCACTCCgtattctcctcctcccttcctccgcCGCAGCCCTTTTCCCATGCTTCCATCTCCCGCCTCCTCTAcgactccctctccctctccgccTGGAAGTCCACCGGCCTCTCCACCTGGTCCCTCCGCGTCAACCCGTCCAGCGGCAACCTTCACCCCACCGAGTCCCACCTCCTTTCCCCACCTCTTCCCCTCTCGCAACAACaaccctcctctcctcctcctttctcttcctcttctttcttggcCCATTACTCACCCAAGGACCACTCCCTCGAGCTCCGCGCCTCGATATCCCCGCCGGACCTCCCCCTCCACCGATCTCTGCTCCTCGCCTTCTCCTCCATCCTCTGGCGGGAGGCCTGGAAGTACGGCGAGCGTGCCTTTCGATACTGCAACCATGACGTCGGCCACgccctcgccgccgccgccgtctctGCCGCTACTCTCGGCTGGGACGTCTGCCTCCTCGATGGCCTTGGCCACGACGACCTCCATCGCCTCCTCGGCCTCGACCGCTCCAATCCCCCTCCCCCCGACAGACTCCCCGACCGCCTTGTCCGTGGCCGCCTCCCATGGGTCGAGTCTCAGCACCCCGACTGCGCCCTCTTGATCTTCCCCTTCGGCGAGACTCCACCCTCGGTCGATTATGCCGAGCTTGCCTTGGCGTTATCCCGCTTACCGGCGATGGAGTGGCTCGGCAAGCCCAATTCCCTCAGCAAGGACCATGTCTGTTGGGACGTGATCTACAAGACGGCCGAGGCCGTCAAGAAACCGCCGACGTACGGTGAGGGGTTCTCTGTGAATCCATTCCATAGGAGCCCGCTTATATCACCTGATCTCTACAAGGATATGACGGTCCGGCAGGTGGTCAGGAAGCGGCGTAGTGCTGTCGACATGGATGGCGTGCATGTGCTGGAGAAGGATACCTTCTACCAGATCTTGCTTCATTGCCTTCCTTCCGGTGAATTGGGGCTCGGAGAAAAGCAGGGCAAGCAATTCGCGTTGCCGTTCAGAGTCCTGACATGGGATGCAGAGGTGCATGCAGCACTGTTTGTTCATAGGGTCCGGGACTTGCCAAAGGGGTTGTACTTCTTGGTGCGGAACGAGGAGCATCTTGACCGTCTAAAGAGTGCAATGAGGTCAGAGTTCGAGTGGGAGAGGCCGGAAGGTTGCCCTGCTGGGCTTCCTCTCTATAGGCTTGCACGAGGAGACTGTCGGGAGCTTGCCAAACAACTTTCGTGCCATCAG GACATTGCCTCAGATGGGTGTTTTAGCCTAGGCATGGTTGCTCGTTTTGAGCCAGTTCTGCATGAAAAGGGTGCATGGATGTATCCTCGTCTGTTCTGGGAGACTGGAGTTCTTGGTCAAGTACTATACCTGGAAGCACATGCAGTTGGGATATCGGCTACTGGAATTGGTTGCTACTTTGATGATGATG TTCATGAGGTTCTTGGTCTGCAAGGGTTGGAGTTCCAGAGCCTTTACCACTTCACCATTGGAAGCCCTGTGCTGGATAAACGAATTTTGAGTCTGCCAGCGTATCCAGGCCCTGGAATTGATGCATAG